A DNA window from Candidatus Bathyarchaeota archaeon contains the following coding sequences:
- a CDS encoding DNA-directed RNA polymerase subunit K, producing the protein MISLLSEELADRIFIGPPKLTRFEKARIIGARALQISLGAPVLIELPQDVTDPIEIARRELEEGVLPITIRRTLPDGTFQDIPLIDLIKPRARKS; encoded by the coding sequence ATGATCTCCCTGCTGAGTGAGGAGTTGGCCGATAGGATATTCATCGGCCCACCTAAGCTCACGAGGTTCGAGAAGGCGAGGATAATCGGGGCTAGGGCCCTCCAGATATCGCTAGGAGCCCCCGTTCTCATCGAGCTTCCCCAAGATGTCACAGATCCCATCGAGATAGCGAGGAGGGAGCTGGAGGAAGGTGTCCTCCCAATAACCATCAGGAGAACCCTCCCTGATGGGACTTTCCAAGATATCCCGCTGATCGACCTCATAAAGCCCAGAGCTAGGAAGAGCTAG
- a CDS encoding proline racemase family protein codes for MKFSRSILCVDTHSSGEATRIILGGVPKIKGSTMKEKQSYFQKHYDHIRATILKEPRGFEGLLGAVITEPTVPEADVGVIYMWTDGYFSACGDSTYSVSAALVNLGMVEVKEPVTEITLDTVAGLVKTKVRVENGEAKEIAMMGVPSFYWGTVEEEVPEVGRVRADIAYGGLWYAFIEAESIGLKPSLGNKDYWIPLGWRIRNHLAEKVKVEHPEYPELNILDLVTFYTEPSKKEYNARHWNVFGPKQSCRSPAGTCTNARMAALYGKGLLKPGETFIAESTIGTLHHGRIMGEVNIGKYKGILPEVSATAYITAFNHIVIDPRDPLKEGFLF; via the coding sequence ATGAAGTTCTCAAGGAGCATACTCTGTGTTGATACCCACTCCTCAGGGGAGGCTACCCGGATCATCTTGGGAGGGGTACCAAAGATAAAGGGTTCTACGATGAAGGAGAAGCAGTCATACTTCCAGAAGCACTACGATCATATCAGGGCAACTATCCTGAAGGAGCCGAGGGGTTTCGAGGGGTTGCTTGGAGCAGTGATCACCGAGCCTACGGTTCCCGAGGCCGATGTTGGGGTCATCTACATGTGGACGGATGGATACTTCAGCGCGTGTGGAGATAGTACATACAGCGTCTCAGCAGCCCTAGTCAACCTTGGAATGGTTGAGGTCAAAGAGCCTGTAACCGAGATAACCCTCGACACCGTTGCAGGACTGGTTAAGACAAAGGTTAGGGTTGAGAATGGAGAGGCCAAGGAGATAGCGATGATGGGGGTTCCATCCTTCTACTGGGGAACCGTTGAGGAGGAGGTTCCGGAGGTCGGAAGGGTGAGGGCTGACATAGCGTATGGAGGACTATGGTATGCCTTCATAGAGGCTGAGAGCATAGGCCTGAAGCCAAGTCTAGGGAACAAGGATTACTGGATCCCCCTGGGATGGAGGATCAGGAACCACCTAGCGGAGAAGGTAAAGGTTGAGCATCCAGAGTATCCAGAGCTGAACATACTCGACCTAGTCACATTCTACACAGAGCCCTCCAAGAAGGAGTATAACGCCCGTCATTGGAACGTCTTCGGACCGAAGCAGTCATGCAGGTCACCGGCCGGAACCTGTACCAATGCGAGGATGGCGGCTCTTTATGGTAAAGGGCTGTTGAAGCCTGGAGAAACTTTCATCGCTGAGAGCACCATAGGAACCCTTCACCACGGCCGCATTATGGGAGAGGTTAACATCGGAAAGTATAAGGGCATACTGCCAGAGGTCTCAGCCACTGCCTATATAACAGCCTTTAACCACATAGTCATCGACCCGAGAGATCCCCTTAAGGAAGGGTTCCTCTTCTAG
- a CDS encoding ornithine cyclodeaminase family protein — MLYISDADIERLVSMREAIDAVEKAFREYAYGTAVMPPRSTLMLDSFGGSISLMPSYLKGAGVVATKIISIYPSNPEKGLPTTAAWLVCNDPETGVMEALMDATYLTALRTGAVTGVAARYLAPKDSRVAALIGCGAQGRTQAIALDAEIKLESLRIYDLSKERMSRFTTEMEPILVGKITPCESAEEAVRGADIVVTATTSKEPVLRRSWLGDMVHISAIGSFYPDHREIDTETVREAKVVVDSREAALAEAGDLIIPIREGAIRADHIYAELGDIIIGKKRGRTEKDRLTIFKSVGLAIQDSAIASLVIKKWREV, encoded by the coding sequence ATGTTATACATCTCCGACGCCGATATTGAGAGGCTCGTATCGATGAGGGAGGCGATAGACGCAGTTGAGAAGGCCTTTAGGGAATACGCTTATGGGACAGCCGTCATGCCTCCGAGATCCACTCTCATGCTGGACAGTTTCGGGGGTAGCATCTCCCTCATGCCCTCCTACTTGAAGGGGGCCGGGGTCGTGGCGACCAAGATAATATCCATCTACCCCTCAAACCCTGAAAAAGGGCTCCCCACAACAGCTGCTTGGTTGGTATGCAACGATCCTGAGACGGGTGTGATGGAGGCCCTTATGGATGCGACCTACCTAACAGCACTTAGGACGGGGGCTGTGACTGGGGTTGCAGCCCGCTACCTCGCACCAAAGGATAGCAGAGTGGCCGCCCTCATAGGCTGCGGGGCTCAGGGGAGAACGCAAGCCATAGCCCTAGACGCGGAAATAAAACTTGAATCCCTGAGGATCTACGACCTCTCAAAAGAGCGTATGAGCCGCTTCACCACGGAGATGGAACCTATACTTGTTGGGAAGATTACTCCATGTGAGAGTGCTGAGGAGGCCGTTAGGGGAGCCGATATAGTGGTGACGGCTACAACCTCGAAGGAGCCGGTATTGCGTAGAAGCTGGCTGGGAGATATGGTGCACATAAGCGCCATAGGGAGCTTCTACCCAGACCATAGGGAGATCGATACCGAGACTGTCAGGGAGGCGAAGGTTGTGGTGGACAGCAGAGAGGCAGCTCTAGCGGAGGCGGGAGATTTGATAATACCGATAAGAGAGGGAGCTATACGCGCGGATCACATCTACGCAGAGCTCGGAGATATAATAATAGGAAAAAAGAGGGGGAGGACTGAGAAGGACAGGTTGACCATATTCAAGAGCGTAGGTCTGGCAATCCAAGACTCGGCTATCGCCAGCCTAGTAATTAAAAAGTGGCGTGAAGTATAA
- a CDS encoding CoB--CoM heterodisulfide reductase iron-sulfur subunit A family protein yields MRLLNVEGARTGVYICHCGTNIAGVIDVGGVVRFASKLPSVIFAMDDKYLCSETGQAMIRDNINKYNINRVVIGACSPRMHEQTFKKAVEAAGLNPYLLEIANIREQCSWVHLHEPEEATKKAEALISAAVAKARLLEPLTPMKFKITPAALVIGGGIAGIQAALDLANMGFKVYLVEKTPSIGGHMAQLDKTFPTLDCSTCILGPKMVDVAQHPNVVLLTYSEVVGVEGYIGNFRVTVARRPRYVIEKECNGCGECAKVCPVEVPNEFDMGLGYRKAIYMPFPQAVPAKYTIDRKSCIECMKCVEACKLQGRNAINLEMKEEEIKIEVGTIIIATGYDLYDARELAEYGYGRYEDVITNLEFERMVNAAGPSGGRIIRPSDGKEPKRVGFIQCVGSRDFRTGITYCSRICCMASIKHAYQVKEKIPEAEVYIFYMDLRTFGKGCEEFLERVQRGGVIFVRGRTEIYGKPEAKSLVVRFEDTFLGKVMEMEFDLIVLAAGLVSRIDSEDVQRILKLSRSPDNFFLEAHPKLRPVETHSLGIYLCGCAQGPKDIPDTVAQASAAAAQAAIPLLAGEVTAEPTVAYVDEEICGGCRICESACPYGAVRVEETDRGRRAEVNEALCRGCGTCGAACPSGAITMRGFTKEQILAQVEALLMT; encoded by the coding sequence GTGAGACTCTTAAACGTAGAAGGGGCCCGTACGGGTGTTTACATCTGTCATTGCGGAACCAATATAGCTGGGGTTATCGATGTAGGAGGGGTAGTTAGGTTTGCATCTAAGCTGCCGAGCGTCATCTTTGCAATGGATGATAAATACTTATGCTCTGAGACCGGCCAAGCTATGATAAGGGACAACATAAATAAGTATAATATAAACAGGGTCGTTATAGGGGCATGCTCTCCGAGGATGCATGAACAAACCTTCAAAAAAGCCGTCGAGGCCGCTGGCTTAAACCCCTATCTGCTCGAGATCGCAAATATCCGCGAACAGTGTAGCTGGGTTCATCTACACGAACCAGAAGAAGCGACTAAGAAAGCTGAAGCCCTCATCTCCGCGGCTGTAGCTAAGGCCAGGCTCCTCGAGCCTCTAACGCCTATGAAGTTCAAGATAACACCCGCGGCGCTTGTTATAGGAGGTGGAATAGCAGGGATTCAAGCCGCCCTAGATCTGGCGAATATGGGGTTTAAAGTCTACCTCGTTGAAAAGACACCATCCATTGGAGGCCATATGGCCCAGCTTGACAAGACCTTTCCGACGCTTGACTGTTCCACATGTATTCTTGGTCCTAAGATGGTTGATGTTGCTCAGCATCCGAATGTTGTTCTCCTCACCTACTCTGAGGTTGTGGGGGTTGAGGGTTATATCGGTAACTTCAGGGTGACCGTCGCCAGGAGGCCCAGATACGTCATAGAGAAGGAGTGTAATGGGTGCGGGGAGTGCGCTAAGGTCTGCCCGGTTGAGGTTCCCAACGAGTTCGATATGGGATTGGGTTATAGGAAGGCGATATACATGCCCTTCCCGCAGGCCGTCCCGGCCAAGTACACCATAGACAGGAAGAGCTGCATAGAGTGCATGAAATGCGTTGAGGCCTGCAAGCTCCAGGGAAGAAACGCCATAAACCTCGAGATGAAGGAAGAAGAAATAAAAATCGAAGTTGGAACCATAATAATAGCAACAGGATACGACCTATACGATGCACGGGAGTTGGCTGAATATGGCTATGGGAGATATGAGGATGTTATTACAAATCTAGAGTTTGAGAGGATGGTTAATGCCGCGGGGCCGAGTGGTGGAAGAATAATTAGGCCATCGGATGGTAAAGAGCCCAAGAGGGTGGGATTCATCCAGTGTGTAGGCTCTAGGGATTTTAGAACCGGGATTACCTACTGCTCAAGAATATGCTGCATGGCTTCTATAAAGCACGCCTACCAAGTTAAGGAGAAGATCCCTGAAGCTGAGGTCTATATCTTCTATATGGATTTAAGAACCTTTGGTAAGGGGTGTGAAGAGTTTCTTGAGAGGGTACAGCGGGGGGGCGTGATATTTGTTAGAGGGAGGACAGAGATTTACGGGAAGCCGGAGGCGAAGAGCCTCGTGGTAAGATTTGAGGACACATTCCTTGGAAAAGTTATGGAGATGGAGTTTGACCTGATAGTCCTAGCCGCAGGACTGGTTTCAAGGATAGACTCCGAGGATGTCCAGAGGATTTTGAAGCTTTCAAGAAGTCCGGATAACTTCTTCCTCGAAGCACACCCTAAGCTCAGACCTGTCGAGACACATAGCTTGGGAATATATCTCTGCGGTTGTGCTCAGGGTCCGAAGGATATCCCCGACACAGTAGCTCAAGCTAGCGCTGCTGCAGCCCAAGCGGCGATTCCATTGTTGGCTGGTGAGGTCACTGCAGAGCCCACGGTAGCATATGTTGATGAGGAGATCTGCGGTGGTTGTAGAATATGTGAAAGTGCCTGCCCATATGGAGCGGTGAGGGTTGAGGAGACAGATAGGGGTAGGAGGGCAGAGGTGAACGAGGCGCTCTGTAGGGGTTGTGGCACCTGCGGAGCAGCCTGTCCATCTGGAGCGATAACAATGCGTGGATTTACAAAGGAACAGATCTTAGCCCAGGTTGAGGCACTCCTTATGACGTAG
- a CDS encoding hydrogenase iron-sulfur subunit: MNDFRPVIIAFTCNWCAYAGADLAGTSRIQYPTNIRIIRLMCTGRLEPEFILEAFKLGADGVLVGGCHPGDCHYLEGNYKAAYRVAMVKEVLRSLGIEPERLRLEWISASEGGKFAEVVSSFLEEIRKLGPSPLKEFKGG, translated from the coding sequence ATGAACGATTTCAGACCGGTTATAATAGCCTTTACATGCAACTGGTGCGCATATGCCGGGGCGGACCTCGCAGGCACGAGTAGGATCCAGTATCCAACGAACATCAGAATCATCAGATTAATGTGCACAGGTCGGCTTGAGCCCGAATTTATACTGGAGGCCTTCAAGCTCGGAGCCGACGGAGTCCTCGTCGGGGGCTGCCACCCAGGGGATTGTCACTATCTCGAGGGGAACTACAAGGCGGCCTATAGAGTAGCGATGGTTAAGGAGGTTTTGAGATCATTAGGCATCGAGCCTGAGAGGCTGAGGCTTGAATGGATATCAGCCTCGGAGGGGGGTAAATTCGCAGAGGTTGTCTCATCCTTTCTAGAGGAGATTAGAAAGCTTGGACCAAGCCCCCTAAAGGAGTTCAAGGGGGGATAA
- a CDS encoding oxidoreductase encodes MGERLKFAFYWAATCGGCDVAILDLAERILEVIEIAEIVFWPIAMDFKYKDLEAIGEGGIDVAFYDGSVRNSEHEHLAKVLRERSKVLIAFGTCACYGGIPGLANISDRDEIFKVVYRETPSTVNPQLTAPTTCIKIDDVTLTLPEFHDFVKPLNRVVDVDYYIPGCPPPIELIWEAIERIRINKLPPKGSVIGPRYSLCEVCKRKRDERIKIKHVRRVYEGRPDPELCFLDQGYICLGPATRAGCAGGEGGRCLNVNMPCRGCTGPPGGIKDQGARMISALASVMDLEIPPEKLKEMFKDPLGTFYRFTLPSSILSRRVIKK; translated from the coding sequence ATGGGTGAAAGGTTGAAATTTGCGTTTTACTGGGCTGCGACCTGCGGTGGTTGCGATGTTGCGATCCTAGATCTCGCGGAGAGGATCCTAGAGGTCATAGAGATCGCCGAGATAGTCTTCTGGCCTATCGCCATGGACTTCAAATATAAGGACCTAGAGGCCATAGGCGAGGGCGGCATAGATGTTGCTTTCTATGATGGGTCTGTGAGAAACTCTGAACATGAACACCTTGCCAAGGTTTTGAGGGAAAGGTCGAAGGTCTTGATCGCCTTCGGCACATGTGCATGTTATGGTGGAATACCCGGTTTAGCCAACATCTCGGATAGAGATGAGATCTTCAAGGTCGTATACAGGGAAACACCCTCAACAGTGAACCCCCAACTCACTGCTCCAACAACATGCATAAAAATAGACGATGTAACGCTAACTCTTCCTGAGTTCCATGATTTCGTAAAACCTCTAAACCGGGTCGTTGATGTTGACTACTACATTCCAGGCTGCCCTCCACCCATCGAGCTAATATGGGAGGCGATCGAACGCATAAGAATTAACAAGCTCCCACCAAAGGGCTCTGTTATAGGTCCAAGATATTCATTATGTGAGGTTTGCAAGAGGAAGAGAGATGAACGAATCAAAATTAAACATGTAAGAAGGGTTTATGAGGGGAGACCGGACCCTGAATTATGCTTCTTAGACCAAGGATACATCTGCCTTGGACCTGCAACTAGAGCCGGATGCGCAGGTGGGGAGGGGGGGAGATGCTTAAATGTGAATATGCCATGCCGAGGATGCACGGGGCCCCCTGGTGGCATAAAAGATCAAGGCGCAAGGATGATCAGTGCACTGGCTTCGGTGATGGATCTGGAAATTCCACCTGAGAAGTTGAAGGAGATGTTTAAGGACCCCTTAGGAACATTCTACCGGTTCACATTGCCATCTTCGATTCTAAGTAGGAGGGTTATCAAGAAGTGA
- a CDS encoding Ni/Fe hydrogenase subunit alpha, producing MDRGDSGERGKVVTISPVTRLEGHAKVEIILDDNGNVQDTYLQVVELRGFERFCQGRLVEELPGIMPRICGVCPSAHHIASAKAVDAVFGVEPTETAKKLRELFYCAHIIHSHIAHFYVLAGPDLLVGPTGDPRERNIFGVFKKLGMEFGRQIITNRKYAQRVQELMGGKATHPVFGLPGGVSKPLSVEERDIVEEMFKSMLDFASTGLSLWEDSILKQGNYVDLIKGDAYYLETYYIGMVDRNNKVNFYEGEIRAVDPKGREAARFKPKEYLDFIGEHVEPWSYLKFPFLKNIGWRGITDGEKSGVYRVNSLARLNASEGMATPLAQEAYEKMYEFFGGRPVHATLAFHWGRLIETLYAAERGLELLADPEIMGQEIKVDVARPVGEGVGVVEAPRGTLYHHYITDDKGIVQKVNLIVATVQNNAAMSLSVKKAASNLIRGWKVSEGILNMVEMAIRAYDPCFGCATHTLIGQMPLELNIRKADGEIYKTIIRP from the coding sequence ATCGATCGAGGAGACTCCGGAGAGAGGGGGAAGGTTGTAACGATCTCCCCCGTCACGAGGCTTGAAGGCCATGCAAAGGTCGAGATAATACTTGATGATAATGGAAACGTGCAGGATACTTACCTTCAAGTGGTAGAATTGAGGGGCTTTGAAAGATTCTGCCAAGGGAGGCTTGTTGAGGAGCTCCCGGGGATCATGCCAAGGATCTGCGGTGTATGCCCAAGCGCCCACCACATTGCCTCAGCTAAGGCTGTAGATGCTGTTTTTGGAGTTGAGCCGACTGAGACGGCGAAGAAGCTTAGGGAGCTCTTCTACTGTGCTCACATCATCCATTCACATATAGCCCACTTTTATGTATTGGCAGGGCCTGATCTCCTAGTTGGACCTACAGGAGATCCCAGGGAAAGAAACATTTTTGGCGTTTTTAAGAAGCTCGGAATGGAGTTCGGGAGGCAGATCATCACGAATAGGAAGTATGCCCAGAGGGTTCAGGAATTGATGGGTGGTAAGGCCACCCATCCCGTCTTCGGCCTTCCTGGGGGAGTCTCAAAGCCGTTGAGTGTGGAGGAGAGGGACATCGTTGAAGAGATGTTCAAGTCTATGCTTGATTTTGCGAGCACGGGCCTGAGCCTATGGGAAGACTCGATATTGAAGCAAGGGAACTATGTCGACCTTATTAAAGGCGACGCGTACTACCTTGAAACATACTATATTGGGATGGTTGATAGAAACAACAAGGTGAACTTCTATGAAGGAGAGATCAGAGCCGTTGACCCTAAGGGAAGGGAGGCCGCAAGGTTCAAGCCTAAAGAATACCTAGACTTTATAGGAGAACATGTAGAGCCGTGGAGCTACCTCAAGTTCCCATTCTTGAAGAATATTGGATGGAGAGGCATTACTGATGGAGAAAAGAGCGGGGTTTACAGGGTCAACAGCCTCGCGAGGTTAAATGCCTCCGAAGGCATGGCAACACCCCTAGCTCAAGAGGCCTACGAGAAAATGTACGAGTTTTTCGGAGGGAGACCCGTCCACGCAACCCTAGCATTTCACTGGGGGAGATTAATAGAGACATTATACGCAGCTGAGAGAGGACTAGAGCTTTTGGCAGATCCAGAGATTATGGGTCAGGAGATTAAGGTAGATGTAGCGAGGCCTGTAGGAGAGGGAGTTGGGGTAGTAGAAGCCCCAAGGGGAACATTATACCACCATTACATAACTGATGATAAAGGCATTGTTCAAAAGGTGAACCTCATCGTAGCAACGGTCCAAAACAATGCGGCCATGAGTCTATCCGTCAAGAAGGCCGCAAGCAACCTCATAAGAGGGTGGAAGGTTAGTGAAGGAATCCTAAACATGGTCGAGATGGCTATAAGAGCATATGATCCATGTTTTGGGTGCGCAACCCACACATTAATAGGTCAAATGCCTCTAGAATTGAACATTCGCAAGGCAGATGGAGAAATCTATAAAACAATTATAAGACCATAG
- a CDS encoding hydrogenase maturation protease, whose protein sequence is MKVLVLGVGNPTLGDDSLGLYVARGLKEKISGKKLKIEVDIEESSLDWLTIAEKMIGYDEAILIDTLVVVEERLEGKIFKFDLKGSDDRHKRSYTLHNLGLPSALEIIRNISPEETPKKIIAILVGIRKPKEYSDKLSPIIKRAAPMIIKEVLDEISKSNKQ, encoded by the coding sequence TTGAAGGTCTTGGTTTTAGGTGTGGGGAACCCAACGCTCGGGGATGACAGCTTAGGCCTGTACGTTGCGAGAGGGCTTAAAGAGAAGATCTCAGGAAAAAAATTGAAGATTGAAGTTGATATCGAGGAATCCAGTTTAGATTGGCTAACCATAGCTGAAAAGATGATTGGTTATGATGAAGCCATATTGATTGATACTTTGGTTGTAGTTGAGGAAAGATTGGAAGGAAAGATCTTTAAATTTGACCTTAAAGGGTCAGATGATCGACATAAGCGTTCCTACACACTTCACAACCTCGGCCTTCCATCAGCCCTTGAAATTATCAGAAACATTTCTCCCGAAGAAACTCCCAAAAAAATTATTGCAATTCTGGTTGGAATAAGAAAACCTAAAGAATATAGTGATAAATTAAGTCCAATTATTAAAAGAGCGGCACCTATGATAATTAAAGAAGTCTTAGACGAGATTTCAAAATCAAACAAACAATAA